In a single window of the Rattus norvegicus strain BN/NHsdMcwi chromosome 6, GRCr8, whole genome shotgun sequence genome:
- the Papln gene encoding papilin isoform X1, with the protein MLASAQGCGYSGYPAPMPADSHRFFYCDAALGLQLLEPGCSERLQKLERVGTEMQLLLLLSLLLLLASTPGSWAQNVRRQSDTWGAWGEWSPCSRTCGGGISFRERPCYSQRRDGGASCVGPARSHRTCHTESCPDSVRDFRAEQCAEFDGTDFQGRRYRWLPYYAAPNKCELNCIPKGQNFYFKHRDAVVDGTPCEPGKRDICVEGVCRVVGCDHKLDSTKQEDKCLQCGGDGSSCYPITGTFDANDLSRGYNQIFIIPAGATSIHIEEADASRNFLAVKSIRGEYYLNGHWTIEEAQALPVASTVLQYERGVEGDLAPERLQARGPTSEPLVIELIIQESNPGVHYEYYLPVNDPGRSFSWSYGSWGDCSAECGGGHQSRLVFCTIDNEAYPDHMCQHQPRPAHRRSCNTHPCPKTKRWKVGPWTPCSVSCGGGFQSRSVYCVSSDGTGGQEAAEETQCAGLAGKPPTTQACNLQRCAVWSVEPWGECSVTCGAGIRKRSVTCRGDEDSLVHPAACSLKDQPTLTEPCVREACPGFRGQAWHVGSWSLCSKSCGSGIRRRQVVCTIGPPGRCVDLQSSKPAEVEACNRQPCHLPQEVPSIQDSRTHPSDRRMLSGPQVSPVADARDQQWATLERPRAQSNPREGQDSHLSSAGRAPTLQHPPHQPPLRPSSGARDCRHSPHGCCPDGHTPSLGPQWQGCPLAGASCLKSRYGCCPDGVSAAKGPQQAGCTRSHSSDNTGNRPGSRAVVSKDPKIHQSQAHPSEISECRSSQFGCCYDNVAFAAGPLGEGCVGQPSYAYPVRCLLPSAQGSCGDWAARWYFVGSVGRCNRFWYGGCHGNANNFATEQECMDTCRGQHGPRRPEAGAAGHRVHMDGGQRGPGGQQEPDWHRIEATVPRLPSPSGSPWSREQEPGPGQAPHIPAQGKRPRVPGLDRDARPPVRPTHSPSYRINLADSEPSLVQAAPGQAVQLFCPGNIPPEFQAGWQKEGRPISSNRYQLQADGSLIISPLRPEDAGIYSCGSQRSGHEPQKIQLRVTGGDMAVLSEVQPRHFPETRNPDPGHSPQNRGIGVGAEGHRVLSSSHPRPATRLRLDRTQPGVIDASPGQQIQLTCHAEGFPVPTIEWQRDGQLVSSPRHQVQHDGSLVISRVTVEDGGFYTCVAFNGHDRDQRWVQLRVQRELTITGLPPAMTVPEGDTARLLCVVAGDSVNIRWSRNGLPIQADGHRVHQSPDGTLLIHNLRPRDEGSYTCSAFRGSQAVSRSTEVKVALPAAPAAQSRDLGKDCIDQPELANCALILQAQLCGNEYYSSFCCASCSRFQPNAQPGWQQG; encoded by the exons ATGCTAGCTAGTGCCCAGGGCTGTGGCTACAGTGGTTACCCAGCCCCAATGCCAGCTGATTCACACAGATTTTTTTACTGCGATGCTGCGTTAGGACTGCAGCTGCTAGAACCAGGATGCAGTGAGAGACTTCAAAAACTGGAAAGGGTTGGG ACAGAGATGCAGCTGCTCCTTCTCCTgtccctcctgctgctgctggcctCCACGCCAGGGTCTTGG GCTCAAAATGTGAGGCGCCAGAGCGACACCTGGGGCGCCTGGGGCGAGTGGAGCCCCTGCAGCCGGACCTGTGGAGGAGGCATCAGCTTCCGGGAGCGCCCTTGCTACTCCCAGAG GAGAGACGGAGGCGCCAGCTGCGTGGGCCCTGCACGCAGCCACCGCACCTGCCACACGGAG AGCTGCCCAGACAGCGTGCGGGACTTCCGGGCAGAGCAGTGTGCAGAATTCGATGGCACCGACTTCCAGGGTCGGCGCTACCGGTGGCTGCCCTACTACGCAG CCCCCAATAAGTGTGAGCTGAACTGCATTCCCAAGGGGCAGAACTTCTACTTCAAGCACAGGGACGCTGTGGTGGACGGGACACCCTGTGAACCCGGCAAACGAGACATCTGTGTGGAAGGCGTCTGCCGA GTCGTTGGCTGTGATCACAAGCTGGACTCAACCAAGCAAGAGGACAAGTGTCTGCAGTGTGGGGGCGATGGTTCGTCCTGCTACCCAATCACAGGAACCTTTGATGCCAATGATCTCAGCAGAG GTTACAACCAGATCTTCATCATTCCTGCTGGGGCCACTAGTATTCACATCGAGGAAGCTGATGCCAGCAGGAATTTCCTGG CCGTGAAGAGCATCCGCGGCGAGTACTACCTCAATGGGCACTGGACCATTGAGGAAGCCCAGGCTCTTCCGGTGGCCAGCACAGTCCTACAATACGAACGGGGTGTGGAGGGAGACCTGGCTCCTGAGCGGCTCCAGGCACGGGGTCCCACCTCGGAGCCCCTAGTCATCGAG CTCATCATCCAGGAATCCAACCCCGGAGTACACTACGAGTACTACCTGCCCGTGAACGACCCCGGCCGAAGCTTTAGTTGGAGCTACGGCTCCTGGGGTGACTGCAGCGCTGAATGCGGTGGAG GTCACCAGTCCCGCCTGGTATTCTGCACCATCGACAACGAGGCCTATCCGGACCACATGTGCCAACACCAGCCTCGGCCAGCCCACCGACGTTCATGTAACACTCACCCTTGTCCAAAGACCAAGCG cTGGAAAGTAGGACCATGGACGCCCTGCTCAGTCTCCTGTGGGGGTGGATTCCAGTCTCGCTCTGTCTACTGCGTGTCCTCAGATGGCACTGGTGGCCAGGAAGCTGCTGAGGAGACCCAGTGTGCTGGCCTAGCTGGGAAACCCCCTACCACACAGGCATGCAACCTGCAGCGCTGTGCAGTCTGGAGCGTGGAGCCCTGGGGAGAG TGCTCAGTTACATGTGGAGCTGGCATCAGGAAGCGGAGTGTCACATGCCGAGGGGACGAAGACTCTCTGGTCCACCCCGCAGCATGCTCCTTGAAGGACCAGCCAACCCTCACAGAGCCCTGTGTGCGAGAGGCCTGTCCTGGGTTCCGTGGCCAGGCCTGGCATGTCGGCTCGTGGAGTCTA TGCTCTAAAAGCTGTGGTTCCGGCATTCGGAGACGGCAGGTCGTTTGTACCATTGGGCCGCCCGGTCGCTGTGTGGACCTGCAGTCGTCCAAACCTGCAGAGGTAGAAGCCTGCAACAGACAACCCTGCCATCTCCCTCAGG AGGTCCCTAGTATACAGGACTCGAGGACCCACCCCTCAGACCGCAGGATGCTGTCAGGCCCCCAAGTGTCTCCCGTTGCAG ATGCCAGAGACCAGCAGTGGGCTACCCTGGAGAGACCCAGGGCTCAGAGTAACCCCAGAGAGGGTCAGGACTCCCACCTGTCATCTGCAGGCCGGGCCCCAACCCTGCAGCATCCGCCACACCAGCCACCCCTGAGGCCTAGCTCAGGGGCCCGTGACTGCAGACACAGCCCCCATGGGTGCTGCCCTGATGGCCACACACCATCTCTTGGGCCACAGTGGCAAGGCTGTCCCCTGGCTGGGGCCTCATGTCTTAAGAGCAG GTACGGATGCTGCCCTGACGGAGTGTCTGCAGCTAAGGGGCCCCAACAGGCTGGTTGTACCAGGTCTCACAGCAGTGACAATACTGGAAACAGGCCAGGGTCCAGGGCAGTAGTTTCCAAG GACCCCAAGATCCACCAATCTCAGGCCCATCCAAGCGAGATCAGCGAGTGTCGAAGCTCTCAGTTTGGCTGTTGCTATGACAATGTGGCTTTTGCAGCTGGTCCTCTGGGGGAAGGCTGTGTGGGTCAGCCCAGCTATG CCTACCCAGTGCGGTGTCTGCTGCCCAGTGCTCAAGGTTCGTGTGGAGACTGGGCTGCCCGTTGGTACTTTGTGGGATCAGTGGGCCGGTGCAACCGCTTTTGGTATGGCGGTTGCCACGGGAACGCCAATAACTTTGCTACGGAGCAGGAATGCATGGACACCTGCCGGGGGCAGCATGGGCCCCGCCGCCCTGAGGCAGGAGCAGCTGGACATCGTGTCCACATGGATGGTGGTCAACGTGGTCCCGGAGGCCAGCAGGAACCTGATTGGCACAGGATAGAAGCCACAGTCCCGAGACTGCCCTCACCTTCTGGAAGCCCTTGGTCGAGAGAACAAGAGCCTGGACCCGGGCAGGCGCCACACATCCCAGCCCAGGGGAAACGGCCCAGAGtccctggactggatagagatgCTAGGCCACCAGTGCGGCCTACGCACAGCCCCTCCTACAG GATCAACTTGGCAGACTCGGAACCGTCCCTGGTACAGGCAGCTCCAGGGCAGGCGGTCCAACTCTTTTGCCCTGGCAACATCCCCCCGGAATTCCAGGCAGGGTGGCAGAAAGAGGGCCGGCCCATCTCCTCTAACAG GTACCAGCTACAGGCAGATGGCTCCCTCATCATCAGCCCCTTGaggccagaagatgctggcaTCTATAGCTGTGGCAGCCAGAGGTCAGGCCATGAGCCCCAGAAGATACAGCTTCGAGTCACAG GGGGTGACATGGCAGTGTTGTCTGAGGTCCAGCCGAGGCATTTCCCTGAGACCAGGAATCCAGACCCTGGTCACAGTCCTCAGAACCGTGGAATAGGAGTGGGAGCTGAGGGCCACAGGGTTCTCTCTTCCTCACACCCTAGGCCTGCCACAAG GCTACGTCTGGACCGGACTCAGCCTGGAGTGATAGATGCCAGTCCTGGCCAGCAGATCCAGCTCACCTGCCATGCTGAAGGCTTCCCAGTCCCCACCATTGAGTGGCAAAGAGATGGGCAGCTGGTCTCTTCTCCCAG GCACCAGGTGCAGCATGATGGCTCTCTGGTCATCAGCCGAGTGACTGTGGAAGATGGTGGCTTTTACACCTGTGTTGCTTTTAATGGGCATGACCGAGACCAGCGCTGGGTCCAGCTCAGAGTTCAGA GGGAGCTGACAATCACAGGCCTGCCTCCTGCCATGACGGTGCCAGAGGGTGACACTGCCAGGCTtctgtgtgtggtggctggagacagtGTGAACATTAGGTGGTCCAG GAACGGACTGCCAATACAGGCTGATGGCCACCGTGTGCACCAGTCCCCAGATGGCACACTGTTGATCCACAACTTGCGGCCCAGGGACGAAGGCTCTTACACATGCAGTGCCTTCCGTGGGAGCCAGGCTGTGAGCCGCAGCACTGAGGTGAAGGTGGCTCTCCCAG
- the Papln gene encoding papilin isoform X2 — translation MLASAQGCGYSGYPAPMPADSHRFFYCDAALGLQLLEPGCSERLQKLERVGTEMQLLLLLSLLLLLASTPGSWAQNVRRQSDTWGAWGEWSPCSRTCGGGISFRERPCYSQRRDGGASCVGPARSHRTCHTESCPDSVRDFRAEQCAEFDGTDFQGRRYRWLPYYAAPNKCELNCIPKGQNFYFKHRDAVVDGTPCEPGKRDICVEGVCRVVGCDHKLDSTKQEDKCLQCGGDGSSCYPITGTFDANDLSRGYNQIFIIPAGATSIHIEEADASRNFLAVKSIRGEYYLNGHWTIEEAQALPVASTVLQYERGVEGDLAPERLQARGPTSEPLVIELIIQESNPGVHYEYYLPVNDPGRSFSWSYGSWGDCSAECGGGHQSRLVFCTIDNEAYPDHMCQHQPRPAHRRSCNTHPCPKTKRWKVGPWTPCSVSCGGGFQSRSVYCVSSDGTGGQEAAEETQCAGLAGKPPTTQACNLQRCAVWSVEPWGECSVTCGAGIRKRSVTCRGDEDSLVHPAACSLKDQPTLTEPCVREACPGFRGQAWHVGSWSLCSKSCGSGIRRRQVVCTIGPPGRCVDLQSSKPAEVEACNRQPCHLPQEVPSIQDSRTHPSDRRMLSGPQVSPVADARDQQWATLERPRAQSNPREGQDSHLSSAGRAPTLQHPPHQPPLRPSSGARDCRHSPHGCCPDGHTPSLGPQWQGCPLAGASCLKSRYGCCPDGVSAAKGPQQAGCTRSHSSDNTGNRPGSRAVVSKDPKIHQSQAHPSEISECRSSQFGCCYDNVAFAAGPLGEGCVGQPSYAYPVRCLLPSAQGSCGDWAARWYFVGSVGRCNRFWYGGCHGNANNFATEQECMDTCRGQHGPRRPEAGAAGHRVHMDGGQRGPGGQQEPDWHRIEATVPRLPSPSGSPWSREQEPGPGQAPHIPAQGKRPRVPGLDRDARPPVRPTHSPSYRINLADSEPSLVQAAPGQAVQLFCPGNIPPEFQAGWQKEGRPISSNRYQLQADGSLIISPLRPEDAGIYSCGSQRSGHEPQKIQLRVTGGDMAVLSEVQPRHFPETRNPDPGHSPQNRGIGVGAEGHRVLSSSHPRPATRLRLDRTQPGVIDASPGQQIQLTCHAEGFPVPTIEWQRDGQLVSSPRHQVQHDGSLVISRVTVEDGGFYTCVAFNGHDRDQRWVQLRVQRELTITGLPPAMTVPEGDTARLLCVVAGDSVNIRWSRNGLPIQADGHRVHQSPDGTLLIHNLRPRDEGSYTCSAFRGSQAVSRSTEVKVALPAPAAQSRDLGKDCIDQPELANCALILQAQLCGNEYYSSFCCASCSRFQPNAQPGWQQG, via the exons ATGCTAGCTAGTGCCCAGGGCTGTGGCTACAGTGGTTACCCAGCCCCAATGCCAGCTGATTCACACAGATTTTTTTACTGCGATGCTGCGTTAGGACTGCAGCTGCTAGAACCAGGATGCAGTGAGAGACTTCAAAAACTGGAAAGGGTTGGG ACAGAGATGCAGCTGCTCCTTCTCCTgtccctcctgctgctgctggcctCCACGCCAGGGTCTTGG GCTCAAAATGTGAGGCGCCAGAGCGACACCTGGGGCGCCTGGGGCGAGTGGAGCCCCTGCAGCCGGACCTGTGGAGGAGGCATCAGCTTCCGGGAGCGCCCTTGCTACTCCCAGAG GAGAGACGGAGGCGCCAGCTGCGTGGGCCCTGCACGCAGCCACCGCACCTGCCACACGGAG AGCTGCCCAGACAGCGTGCGGGACTTCCGGGCAGAGCAGTGTGCAGAATTCGATGGCACCGACTTCCAGGGTCGGCGCTACCGGTGGCTGCCCTACTACGCAG CCCCCAATAAGTGTGAGCTGAACTGCATTCCCAAGGGGCAGAACTTCTACTTCAAGCACAGGGACGCTGTGGTGGACGGGACACCCTGTGAACCCGGCAAACGAGACATCTGTGTGGAAGGCGTCTGCCGA GTCGTTGGCTGTGATCACAAGCTGGACTCAACCAAGCAAGAGGACAAGTGTCTGCAGTGTGGGGGCGATGGTTCGTCCTGCTACCCAATCACAGGAACCTTTGATGCCAATGATCTCAGCAGAG GTTACAACCAGATCTTCATCATTCCTGCTGGGGCCACTAGTATTCACATCGAGGAAGCTGATGCCAGCAGGAATTTCCTGG CCGTGAAGAGCATCCGCGGCGAGTACTACCTCAATGGGCACTGGACCATTGAGGAAGCCCAGGCTCTTCCGGTGGCCAGCACAGTCCTACAATACGAACGGGGTGTGGAGGGAGACCTGGCTCCTGAGCGGCTCCAGGCACGGGGTCCCACCTCGGAGCCCCTAGTCATCGAG CTCATCATCCAGGAATCCAACCCCGGAGTACACTACGAGTACTACCTGCCCGTGAACGACCCCGGCCGAAGCTTTAGTTGGAGCTACGGCTCCTGGGGTGACTGCAGCGCTGAATGCGGTGGAG GTCACCAGTCCCGCCTGGTATTCTGCACCATCGACAACGAGGCCTATCCGGACCACATGTGCCAACACCAGCCTCGGCCAGCCCACCGACGTTCATGTAACACTCACCCTTGTCCAAAGACCAAGCG cTGGAAAGTAGGACCATGGACGCCCTGCTCAGTCTCCTGTGGGGGTGGATTCCAGTCTCGCTCTGTCTACTGCGTGTCCTCAGATGGCACTGGTGGCCAGGAAGCTGCTGAGGAGACCCAGTGTGCTGGCCTAGCTGGGAAACCCCCTACCACACAGGCATGCAACCTGCAGCGCTGTGCAGTCTGGAGCGTGGAGCCCTGGGGAGAG TGCTCAGTTACATGTGGAGCTGGCATCAGGAAGCGGAGTGTCACATGCCGAGGGGACGAAGACTCTCTGGTCCACCCCGCAGCATGCTCCTTGAAGGACCAGCCAACCCTCACAGAGCCCTGTGTGCGAGAGGCCTGTCCTGGGTTCCGTGGCCAGGCCTGGCATGTCGGCTCGTGGAGTCTA TGCTCTAAAAGCTGTGGTTCCGGCATTCGGAGACGGCAGGTCGTTTGTACCATTGGGCCGCCCGGTCGCTGTGTGGACCTGCAGTCGTCCAAACCTGCAGAGGTAGAAGCCTGCAACAGACAACCCTGCCATCTCCCTCAGG AGGTCCCTAGTATACAGGACTCGAGGACCCACCCCTCAGACCGCAGGATGCTGTCAGGCCCCCAAGTGTCTCCCGTTGCAG ATGCCAGAGACCAGCAGTGGGCTACCCTGGAGAGACCCAGGGCTCAGAGTAACCCCAGAGAGGGTCAGGACTCCCACCTGTCATCTGCAGGCCGGGCCCCAACCCTGCAGCATCCGCCACACCAGCCACCCCTGAGGCCTAGCTCAGGGGCCCGTGACTGCAGACACAGCCCCCATGGGTGCTGCCCTGATGGCCACACACCATCTCTTGGGCCACAGTGGCAAGGCTGTCCCCTGGCTGGGGCCTCATGTCTTAAGAGCAG GTACGGATGCTGCCCTGACGGAGTGTCTGCAGCTAAGGGGCCCCAACAGGCTGGTTGTACCAGGTCTCACAGCAGTGACAATACTGGAAACAGGCCAGGGTCCAGGGCAGTAGTTTCCAAG GACCCCAAGATCCACCAATCTCAGGCCCATCCAAGCGAGATCAGCGAGTGTCGAAGCTCTCAGTTTGGCTGTTGCTATGACAATGTGGCTTTTGCAGCTGGTCCTCTGGGGGAAGGCTGTGTGGGTCAGCCCAGCTATG CCTACCCAGTGCGGTGTCTGCTGCCCAGTGCTCAAGGTTCGTGTGGAGACTGGGCTGCCCGTTGGTACTTTGTGGGATCAGTGGGCCGGTGCAACCGCTTTTGGTATGGCGGTTGCCACGGGAACGCCAATAACTTTGCTACGGAGCAGGAATGCATGGACACCTGCCGGGGGCAGCATGGGCCCCGCCGCCCTGAGGCAGGAGCAGCTGGACATCGTGTCCACATGGATGGTGGTCAACGTGGTCCCGGAGGCCAGCAGGAACCTGATTGGCACAGGATAGAAGCCACAGTCCCGAGACTGCCCTCACCTTCTGGAAGCCCTTGGTCGAGAGAACAAGAGCCTGGACCCGGGCAGGCGCCACACATCCCAGCCCAGGGGAAACGGCCCAGAGtccctggactggatagagatgCTAGGCCACCAGTGCGGCCTACGCACAGCCCCTCCTACAG GATCAACTTGGCAGACTCGGAACCGTCCCTGGTACAGGCAGCTCCAGGGCAGGCGGTCCAACTCTTTTGCCCTGGCAACATCCCCCCGGAATTCCAGGCAGGGTGGCAGAAAGAGGGCCGGCCCATCTCCTCTAACAG GTACCAGCTACAGGCAGATGGCTCCCTCATCATCAGCCCCTTGaggccagaagatgctggcaTCTATAGCTGTGGCAGCCAGAGGTCAGGCCATGAGCCCCAGAAGATACAGCTTCGAGTCACAG GGGGTGACATGGCAGTGTTGTCTGAGGTCCAGCCGAGGCATTTCCCTGAGACCAGGAATCCAGACCCTGGTCACAGTCCTCAGAACCGTGGAATAGGAGTGGGAGCTGAGGGCCACAGGGTTCTCTCTTCCTCACACCCTAGGCCTGCCACAAG GCTACGTCTGGACCGGACTCAGCCTGGAGTGATAGATGCCAGTCCTGGCCAGCAGATCCAGCTCACCTGCCATGCTGAAGGCTTCCCAGTCCCCACCATTGAGTGGCAAAGAGATGGGCAGCTGGTCTCTTCTCCCAG GCACCAGGTGCAGCATGATGGCTCTCTGGTCATCAGCCGAGTGACTGTGGAAGATGGTGGCTTTTACACCTGTGTTGCTTTTAATGGGCATGACCGAGACCAGCGCTGGGTCCAGCTCAGAGTTCAGA GGGAGCTGACAATCACAGGCCTGCCTCCTGCCATGACGGTGCCAGAGGGTGACACTGCCAGGCTtctgtgtgtggtggctggagacagtGTGAACATTAGGTGGTCCAG GAACGGACTGCCAATACAGGCTGATGGCCACCGTGTGCACCAGTCCCCAGATGGCACACTGTTGATCCACAACTTGCGGCCCAGGGACGAAGGCTCTTACACATGCAGTGCCTTCCGTGGGAGCCAGGCTGTGAGCCGCAGCACTGAGGTGAAGGTGGCTCTCCCAG